A genomic region of Saccopteryx bilineata isolate mSacBil1 chromosome 1, mSacBil1_pri_phased_curated, whole genome shotgun sequence contains the following coding sequences:
- the CHST1 gene encoding carbohydrate sulfotransferase 1, whose product MQCSWKAVLLLALASIAIQYTAIRTFTAKSFHTCPGLAEAGLAERLCEEGPTFSYNLSRKTHILILATTRSGSSFVGQLFNQHLDVFYLFEPLYHVQNTLIPRFTQGKSPADRRVMLGASRDLLRSLYDCDLHFLENYIKPPPINHTTDKIFRRGASRVLCSRPACDPPGPADLALEEGDCVRKCGLLNLTVAAEACREHSHVAIKTVRVPEINDLRALVEDPRLNLKVIQLVRDPRGILASRSETFRDTYRLWRLWYGTGRKPYNLDVTQLTTVCEDFSNSVSTGLTRPSWLKGKYMLVRYEDLARNPMKKTEEIYGFLGIPLDSHVARWIQNNTQGDPALGKHKYGTVRNSAATAEKWRFRLSYDIVAFAQNACQRVLAQLGYKMATSEEELKNPSISLVEERDFRPFS is encoded by the coding sequence ATGCAATGTTCCTGGAAGGCCGTCCTCCTCCTTGCCCTGGCCTCCATCGCCATCCAGTACACGGCCATCCGCACCTTCACCGCCAAGTCCTTCCACACCTGCCCCGGGCTGGCCGAGGCGGGGCTGGCCGAGCGGCTGTGCGAGGAGGGCCCCACCTTTTCCTACAACCTCTCCCGCAAGACCCACATCCTCATCCTGGCCACCACTCGCAGCGGCTCCTCCTTCGTGGGCCAGCTCTTCAACCAGCACCTGGACGTCTTCTACCTGTTCGAGCCCCTCTACCACGTCCAGAACACGCTCATCCCCCGCTTCACCCAGGGCAAGAGCCCCGCGGACCGGCGGGTCATGCTGGGCGCCAGCCGCGACCTGCTGCGGAGCCTCTATGACTGCGACCTGCACTTCCTGGAGAACTACATCAAGCCCCCGCCCATCAACCACACCACGGACAAGATCTTCCGGCGCGGGGCCAGCAGGGTGCTGTGCTCGCGCCCCGCGTGCGACCCCCCGGGCCCCGCCGACCTGGCGCTGGAGGAGGGGGACTGCGTGCGCAAGTGCGGCCTGCTGAACCTGACGGTGGCGGCCGAGGCCTGTCGCGAGCACAGCCACGTGGCCATCAAGACCGTGCGCGTGCCGGAGATCAATGACTTGCGGGCCCTGGTGGAGGACCCGCGGCTAAACCTCAAGGTCATCCAGCTGGTCCGGGACCCGCGTGGCATTCTGGCCTCCCGCAGCGAGACCTTCCGCGACACCTACCGGCTCTGGCGGCTCTGGTACGGCACCGGGAGGAAGCCCTACAACCTGGACGTGACGCAGCTGACCACGGTGTGCGAGGACTTCTCCAACTCCGTGTCCACCGGCCTCACGCGGCCCTCGTGGCTCAAAGGCAAGTACATGTTGGTGCGCTATGAGgacctggccaggaatcccaTGAAGAAGACCGAGGAGATCTACGGGTTCCTGGGGATCCCCCTGGACAGCCACGTGGCCCGCTGGATCCAGAACAACACGCAGGGCGACCCCGCCTTGGGCAAGCACAAGTACGGCACCGTGCGCAACTCGGCGGCCACGGCCGAGAAGTGGCGCTTCCGCCTCTCCTATGACATTGTGGCCTTTGCCCAGAACGCCTGTCAGCGGGTTCTGGCGCAGCTGGGCTACAAGATGGCCACCTCGGAGGAGGAGCTCAAGAACCCCTCCATCAGTCTGGTGGAGGAGCGGGACTTCCGCCCTTTCTCGTGA